GTCAATAAATATCGTTATTACGTTCCGATATCAAACGTGCTTTTACTCTCGTCGCAACTTCATACCGTCACCCGGCACAACCATGGTGCCGATTCCTGCGCTGGTGAATACCTCGTTCAAGATCGAGTGCGGCTGACGGCCGTCGATGATATGCGCGCGCGGCACCCCTCCATCCAAGGCACGCACGCAGGCACGCATCTTGGGCACCATTCCGCTTTGCAGCTTCGGCAAAACCTCACGCAAACGGTCGACACCGATGGAACTGATCAGCGAATTTTTGTCGGGCCAATCGGCATAGAGCCCGTCCACATCGGTCAGAATGACGAGCTTGCGGGCGTGCAGTGCCACCGCAAGCGCGGCCGCCGCAGAATCGGCGTTGACGTTGAAGACTTGGGTGGGATCATCCGCGTTCGGGGCAATTGAGGAGACCACGGGAATACGATTCTGCTCAATCAGGCTTTCCACCGCCGAAGGGTTGACTTCCGTGACCTCGCCCACCAATCCGATGTCGGTTTCCACCCCGTCGATGACCGGACGATACCTTTTGGCCCCGAACAGCGATCCGTCCTCGCCGGAAAGCCCCACGGCATGAGGTCCGTGAGCATTGATGAGTCCGATGAGTTCACGCGAAACCGAACCTGTAAGAATCATCCGCACGACTTTCATGATTTCCGGTGTGGTGACGCGCAGACCGGCCTTGAATTCAGAATGAATGCCAAGATCCTTGAGCATACTTGAAATCTGCGGACCACCACCGTGCACGACAATCGGGTACATACCGACCTGCCTCAGAAAAACCATGTCTTCGGCAAAGCAACGTTTCAGATGTTCGTCGACCATGGCATTGCCGCCGTATTTCACGACGATGCGCTGGCCAGCGAATTCCTCGAGCCACGGCAACGCTTCAATCAGCACCTCGGCCTTTTGTTCGTCCTTCAGGTCGTGGTGAACGTCGAACGTGTTTTCGTCGGTTTTTATAGTGTTGTCAGCCGAATCCGCCGGTTGATTGGATTGTTTGGCTTTACCAGTCGCCATGTTCGCCCTTCACTCGTATCTTCGATACGTTGCGTAACTTGTATTGAAGATTATTTGCATATTTGAAGATAAGTTGAACGATTCCTTGGGTTCGAAAACATCAGGACTCGTAGTCGGCATTAATAT
The window above is part of the Bifidobacterium sp. ESL0732 genome. Proteins encoded here:
- the argB gene encoding acetylglutamate kinase; this encodes MATGKAKQSNQPADSADNTIKTDENTFDVHHDLKDEQKAEVLIEALPWLEEFAGQRIVVKYGGNAMVDEHLKRCFAEDMVFLRQVGMYPIVVHGGGPQISSMLKDLGIHSEFKAGLRVTTPEIMKVVRMILTGSVSRELIGLINAHGPHAVGLSGEDGSLFGAKRYRPVIDGVETDIGLVGEVTEVNPSAVESLIEQNRIPVVSSIAPNADDPTQVFNVNADSAAAALAVALHARKLVILTDVDGLYADWPDKNSLISSIGVDRLREVLPKLQSGMVPKMRACVRALDGGVPRAHIIDGRQPHSILNEVFTSAGIGTMVVPGDGMKLRRE